A window of the Parabacteroides merdae ATCC 43184 genome harbors these coding sequences:
- a CDS encoding ABC transporter permease gives MNNFKNSVMNCQFVRVFRRELVRMVSRRLYFGVCVVLPLFCIFFMSTIFGNGQMENIPVGVVDEDNTSMSREVVRTVEAVPTFKVTHRYVDETAARRATQSKEIYGYLVIPTGFTADAIAGRQATLAYYYHYALLSVGGEVRGAFEAVLRQLSMAPVVMQATALGIGEERVATFLLPVKASSHPLFNPDLDYSVYLSNPFFFILFQVIILLTTVYVIGGEVKFGTGAEWLSTAGGNIMTAVVGKLLPYTVIFSLMSILANYVMFGLMHIPFSCGFWPLNLTAILFVVSTQALAVFIFSVFPVLSIIISIVSMVGSLGATLSGVTFPVPSMYAPVHYASYLFPVRHFTEIYQNLLYGDYGFAWTWMNYVALLCFLLPALLMLPRLKKAIVNEEMWRHLVS, from the coding sequence ATGAACAATTTTAAGAATAGTGTGATGAATTGTCAATTTGTTCGGGTTTTTCGAAGAGAACTTGTACGGATGGTCTCGAGACGTCTCTATTTCGGGGTGTGCGTCGTGCTGCCGCTGTTCTGTATCTTCTTCATGTCCACGATCTTCGGAAACGGACAGATGGAGAACATACCCGTCGGTGTCGTCGATGAAGACAATACCTCCATGTCGAGGGAAGTCGTGCGGACTGTCGAAGCCGTTCCCACTTTCAAGGTAACACACCGCTATGTCGACGAGACGGCAGCCCGGCGTGCTACCCAATCGAAAGAGATATACGGCTACCTCGTGATCCCCACCGGCTTCACGGCTGATGCCATAGCCGGACGGCAGGCGACGCTTGCCTACTACTACCACTATGCTCTTCTGAGCGTAGGCGGTGAGGTGCGCGGCGCTTTCGAAGCCGTCCTTCGTCAACTTTCGATGGCTCCGGTCGTAATGCAAGCCACCGCCTTGGGTATCGGGGAGGAGCGGGTTGCCACCTTTCTGCTCCCCGTCAAGGCGAGCAGTCATCCTCTGTTCAATCCCGATCTGGACTATTCGGTCTACTTGAGCAATCCTTTCTTCTTTATCCTTTTCCAGGTCATTATCCTGCTGACAACGGTCTATGTTATTGGTGGTGAGGTCAAGTTCGGGACAGGGGCGGAGTGGCTCTCAACAGCAGGCGGCAATATCATGACGGCGGTAGTGGGAAAGCTGTTGCCCTATACCGTTATCTTTAGCCTGATGAGCATATTGGCGAACTACGTCATGTTCGGCCTTATGCACATACCGTTCTCATGCGGTTTCTGGCCGCTCAACCTAACGGCGATCTTGTTTGTCGTCTCGACACAAGCGTTGGCGGTCTTCATCTTTTCCGTTTTTCCCGTGCTTAGTATCATTATCAGTATCGTGTCGATGGTCGGTTCGCTCGGTGCAACGCTGTCAGGGGTGACTTTTCCCGTGCCCTCAATGTACGCTCCGGTGCATTATGCCTCCTACTTGTTCCCTGTTCGCCACTTCACTGAGATATATCAGAACTTGCTTTATGGGGATTACGGCTTTGCTTGGACTTGGATGAATTACGTTGCGCTGCTCTGCTTCCTTCTTCCTGCGCTGCTGATGTTGCCTCGTCTGAAGAAAGCGATTGTGAACGAAGAGATGTGGAGGCATCTCGTCTCTTAA
- a CDS encoding ABC transporter permease, with protein sequence MNMKVISVIHDEFKTIAGSYAILLVLMGGIFVYGLLYNYMYAPDLVRKVPVAVVDHSHSELSRHYVRLLDATPQVNVVTTATGYPEAQDMMKSGRVAGILYLPDDFEDRVARGEESVFIMYETTSAFLYYLAMQEASAASMLALNDDYRPEMLVFLPKEATTKLASAQAVEVVGTALYNPTEGYGTYLIPSVLVVIIFQTLMMVIAMISGDERHSGLIVRFAGNPVNLSLERMAQVVIGKTFVYGMLYAVFALFLLGLIPLMFGLPDIGNPLYVIMLMIPFLLATSFFGLTASLFFTDSDAPLLMIAFFSVGLIFLSGVSYPMELMPWYWKLVHYLIPAAPATMAYVKLNSMGASMSEIQPEYIILWVQCIFYFVTACLVYRYNIRKAVAKGTSLVITDDFSSHKS encoded by the coding sequence ATGAATATGAAGGTAATATCTGTTATACACGATGAGTTCAAGACGATTGCCGGCAGCTATGCCATCCTGCTTGTACTGATGGGCGGCATCTTTGTTTACGGCTTGCTCTACAATTATATGTACGCTCCCGACTTGGTCCGTAAAGTTCCGGTTGCCGTTGTCGATCATTCTCATAGTGAACTGAGCCGCCACTATGTCCGCCTGCTTGACGCTACCCCGCAGGTCAATGTCGTGACTACGGCTACCGGTTATCCGGAAGCCCAGGATATGATGAAGTCGGGCAGGGTGGCTGGTATTCTCTATCTGCCGGATGACTTCGAAGATCGTGTTGCCCGTGGTGAAGAGTCTGTTTTCATCATGTACGAGACGACAAGTGCTTTCCTTTACTACCTTGCCATGCAGGAAGCTTCGGCCGCCTCCATGTTGGCGCTGAACGATGACTACCGGCCGGAGATGTTGGTATTCCTGCCTAAGGAGGCTACCACGAAGCTAGCCTCTGCCCAGGCAGTCGAGGTGGTCGGAACTGCCCTCTACAACCCGACTGAGGGTTATGGAACTTACCTGATTCCTTCGGTTCTGGTCGTGATCATCTTCCAGACGTTGATGATGGTGATCGCTATGATTAGTGGCGACGAACGGCATAGCGGCTTGATTGTCCGTTTTGCCGGCAATCCTGTGAACCTCTCTTTGGAACGGATGGCGCAGGTTGTGATCGGCAAGACATTTGTCTATGGTATGTTGTATGCGGTTTTCGCTTTGTTCCTATTAGGGTTGATCCCCTTGATGTTCGGCCTCCCAGATATCGGCAACCCGCTATATGTCATTATGCTGATGATTCCTTTCTTGTTGGCGACTAGTTTTTTCGGGCTTACGGCGTCCCTGTTCTTTACGGACTCCGATGCGCCGCTTCTGATGATCGCCTTCTTTTCTGTCGGCCTCATCTTTCTTTCCGGTGTCTCATACCCGATGGAACTGATGCCTTGGTATTGGAAATTGGTGCATTATCTCATCCCGGCAGCCCCGGCGACAATGGCCTATGTCAAGCTGAACTCGATGGGGGCTTCGATGAGCGAGATACAACCCGAATATATTATCTTGTGGGTACAGTGCATATTTTATTTTGTGACGGCATGTTTGGTTTATAGGTATAATATCCGGAAAGCGGTGGCAAAAGGTACTTCTCTGGTAATAACCGATGACTTTTCATCCCATAAGTCATAG
- a CDS encoding IS3 family transposase → MKRLHDNQPEISIPDCCSLFGYSKQAYYKREKQLQSELLCEEIILKMVNSLRQDQPVLGGRKLYHILKTKIHPDLDIGRDKFFDLLRDNGLLIRHSRVYRPVTTLSWNRFHKYPNLIKDYDPLSANQLYVADITYVRNVEGRFYYLSLLTDAYSRKIVGWALEDSLEMSGPIKALNMALETLPPGSDLIHHSDRGVQYCSKDYISILQGIKCRISMTENGDPRENAIAERVNGILKEEWLNKEMITTLGQARDIVRKVIDIYNTRRPHSSVEMLTPEEAHAKKGPLKRKWKTIYKRKQAILL, encoded by the coding sequence GTGAAAAGGCTTCATGACAATCAGCCGGAAATAAGTATCCCTGATTGTTGTTCGTTGTTTGGGTATAGCAAGCAAGCCTATTATAAGAGAGAAAAACAGTTACAATCGGAATTGTTGTGTGAGGAAATAATCCTTAAAATGGTAAACAGCCTGCGTCAGGACCAACCGGTTTTAGGTGGTCGTAAGTTGTATCATATCCTAAAAACCAAGATACATCCTGATTTGGATATAGGGCGCGATAAGTTTTTTGACTTGCTACGCGACAATGGTTTGTTGATCAGACATTCCAGGGTTTATCGGCCGGTAACAACTCTGTCATGGAACCGTTTTCATAAGTATCCAAATCTGATAAAAGATTATGATCCGCTATCAGCCAATCAGTTATATGTAGCTGATATCACTTATGTCCGCAATGTCGAAGGGAGATTCTATTATTTGAGTTTGCTCACAGATGCATACTCCCGTAAGATTGTCGGTTGGGCCCTGGAGGATTCCCTGGAGATGTCCGGTCCGATAAAAGCGTTGAATATGGCCTTGGAAACACTTCCCCCGGGAAGCGATCTGATCCATCATTCGGATAGAGGAGTACAATATTGTAGCAAAGATTATATCTCAATTTTACAAGGCATTAAATGTCGTATAAGTATGACAGAAAACGGAGATCCCAGAGAGAATGCAATAGCTGAACGTGTCAATGGAATATTAAAAGAAGAATGGTTGAATAAAGAAATGATAACAACGCTCGGCCAGGCTCGGGATATAGTGAGGAAAGTGATCGATATTTATAACACCCGGCGCCCTCACAGTAGTGTGGAAATGTTGACACCTGAAGAGGCGCATGCGAAGAAGGGGCCTTTAAAAAGAAAATGGAAAACTATTTATAAACGTAAACAAGCTATTCTTTTATGA